The Saccharopolyspora gloriosae genome has a segment encoding these proteins:
- a CDS encoding alpha/beta hydrolase, whose translation MRRVQDVVFARRDSGPLLMDLVVPEGAGPFPAIVWLHGGGWFTGDRTLAPDLGRYFAARGFVMATIEYRLSGEALFPAQLFDVRAAIRYLRRHATDFDIDPGAVGLWGSSAGGHLATLAGLLGHLDAVDGEPADSGDARVQAVSQGYGPVDLIEVVAAAPPDSRADSPEARLLGGIPAEHAELAARANPLSHVSGSAPPFQLLHGTADVLVPDSQSTALHTALAAAGAESTLYLLEGFQHGFLNPGGRVEPDGPKVMDDGRLEARPGATAHYRRALPGQDEATGTTGASFDLIGDFFAQHLQRQG comes from the coding sequence ATGCGGCGGGTTCAGGACGTCGTGTTCGCGCGGCGAGATTCAGGTCCGCTGCTGATGGACCTGGTCGTACCGGAGGGCGCGGGGCCGTTCCCCGCGATCGTGTGGCTGCACGGCGGAGGCTGGTTCACCGGTGACCGGACGTTGGCGCCGGACCTGGGCAGGTACTTCGCGGCACGCGGCTTCGTGATGGCCACCATCGAATACCGGCTCAGCGGTGAGGCGTTGTTCCCCGCCCAGCTGTTCGACGTTCGTGCCGCCATCCGGTACCTGCGGCGGCACGCCACCGACTTCGACATCGATCCGGGCGCGGTCGGGCTGTGGGGATCGTCCGCGGGCGGGCACCTGGCGACGCTGGCCGGGCTGCTCGGCCACCTGGACGCGGTGGACGGTGAACCCGCCGACTCCGGTGACGCCCGCGTGCAAGCCGTGTCGCAGGGGTACGGGCCGGTGGACCTGATCGAAGTCGTGGCGGCGGCCCCACCGGACTCGCGAGCCGACTCCCCGGAAGCGCGGCTGCTGGGCGGAATTCCGGCCGAGCACGCCGAACTCGCCGCCCGCGCGAACCCGTTGAGCCACGTCTCCGGCTCGGCGCCGCCGTTCCAGCTCCTGCACGGAACCGCGGACGTGCTGGTGCCGGACTCGCAGAGCACGGCGTTGCACACCGCGTTGGCCGCCGCAGGCGCGGAATCGACGCTGTACCTGCTCGAAGGCTTCCAGCACGGCTTCCTCAACCCGGGGGGTCGAGTCGAACCGGACGGACCGAAGGTCATGGACGACGGGCGGCTGGAAGCCCGACCCGGCGCCACCGCCCACTACCGGCGCGCACTGCCGGGCCAGGACGAAGCCACCGGAACGACCGGCGCCTCGTTCGACCTCATCGGCGACTTCTTCGCACAGCACCTCCAACGACAAGGATGA
- a CDS encoding TetR/AcrR family transcriptional regulator: MAKPAVRTSSVPNRVEVALRRALIDLGADSGLDGVTASDLVRRAGIGRTTFYRHHDGIGSYVESLRGQLLGELREAFRSAQREAGRESGLYPILTLRINAILVVIEHHADLLRLLCRGADGVAFRRRCRLLLSELLADDFEVLGARIDAAYCPPEYLLAFLSHAFIGAVTAWLAKSRREPIEDMTFYLAALMSGSTAEFLEEHRGGESPRSDGPPPR; this comes from the coding sequence ATGGCGAAACCTGCCGTCCGAACGAGTTCCGTTCCGAATCGGGTCGAGGTGGCCCTGCGGCGCGCTTTGATCGACCTGGGCGCGGATTCGGGGCTCGATGGTGTCACGGCGTCCGATCTGGTGCGGCGGGCCGGGATCGGCCGGACCACGTTCTACCGGCACCACGACGGCATCGGCTCCTACGTCGAGTCGCTGCGCGGGCAGCTGCTCGGCGAGCTGCGGGAGGCGTTCCGGTCCGCGCAACGCGAGGCGGGCCGGGAATCGGGCCTGTATCCGATCCTGACGTTGCGGATCAACGCGATCCTGGTGGTCATCGAGCACCACGCGGACCTGCTGCGGCTGCTGTGCCGAGGTGCGGACGGCGTTGCCTTCCGGCGCCGCTGCCGCCTGCTGTTGAGCGAGTTGCTCGCGGACGACTTCGAGGTCCTGGGGGCGAGGATCGACGCGGCCTACTGCCCGCCGGAATACCTCCTCGCGTTCCTGTCGCACGCTTTCATCGGGGCCGTCACGGCCTGGCTGGCGAAATCCCGGCGCGAACCGATCGAGGACATGACGTTCTACCTGGCGGCGCTGATGAGCGGCAGCACCGCGGAATTCCTGGAGGAGCACCGGGGCGGCGAGAGCCCGCGATCCGATGGTCCACCGCCGCGCTGA
- a CDS encoding NAD(P)-dependent alcohol dehydrogenase, with product MTTTAALAAPRAGAPLERTTIDRRSLRPDDVLIDIAYAGICHSDLHQAAEEWGTAIFPMVPGHEIAGTVAAVGSDVTRYQVGDRVGVGCMVDSCGECEPCRAGTEQFCERGNVQTYNGVGFDGENTYGGYSKQVVVKDAFVCRIPDGIGLDVAAPLLCAGITTFSPLNQWHAGPGKKVAVVGLGGLGHMAVKIAVAMGAEVTVLSQSLKKQEDGLRLGATDYYATSDESTFETLKGRFDLIINTVSAKLPVDAYLGTLAAGGAMVNVGAPAEPLSYNAFSLIAGNKALAGSMIGGIPETQRMLDFCGEHGIGAEVEVISAAQVNEAYERVRASDVRYRFVIDTATL from the coding sequence ATGACCACGACAGCAGCATTGGCAGCGCCGCGAGCGGGAGCTCCGCTGGAACGCACCACGATCGATCGCCGGTCGCTGCGTCCGGACGACGTGCTGATCGACATCGCCTACGCGGGCATCTGCCACAGCGACCTGCACCAGGCCGCGGAGGAGTGGGGCACCGCGATCTTCCCGATGGTGCCGGGCCACGAGATCGCCGGCACCGTTGCCGCCGTCGGCTCCGACGTCACCCGCTACCAGGTCGGCGACCGCGTGGGCGTCGGCTGCATGGTCGACTCCTGCGGCGAGTGCGAGCCGTGCCGGGCGGGCACCGAGCAGTTCTGCGAACGCGGCAACGTGCAGACCTACAACGGCGTCGGCTTCGACGGCGAGAACACCTACGGCGGCTACAGCAAGCAGGTCGTCGTCAAGGACGCGTTCGTCTGCCGCATCCCCGACGGCATCGGCCTCGACGTCGCCGCTCCGCTGCTGTGCGCGGGCATCACGACGTTCTCGCCGCTGAACCAGTGGCACGCGGGTCCCGGCAAGAAGGTCGCCGTCGTCGGCCTCGGCGGGCTCGGGCACATGGCGGTCAAGATCGCCGTCGCGATGGGCGCGGAGGTGACCGTGCTCAGCCAGAGCCTCAAGAAGCAGGAGGACGGGCTGCGGTTGGGCGCCACCGACTACTACGCGACCTCCGACGAGTCGACGTTCGAGACGCTCAAGGGGCGCTTCGACCTCATCATCAACACGGTGTCGGCGAAGCTGCCGGTGGACGCCTACCTCGGGACCCTCGCGGCGGGTGGCGCCATGGTCAACGTGGGCGCCCCGGCGGAACCGTTGTCCTACAACGCCTTCTCGTTGATCGCGGGCAACAAGGCGCTGGCAGGTTCGATGATCGGCGGCATCCCGGAGACGCAGCGGATGCTGGACTTCTGCGGCGAGCACGGCATCGGCGCCGAGGTCGAGGTGATCTCCGCCGCGCAGGTGAACGAGGCCTACGAGCGAGTCCGCGCCAGCGATGTGCGGTACCGCTTCGTGATCGACACCGCGACGCTCTGA
- a CDS encoding NAD(P)/FAD-dependent oxidoreductase codes for MSQTLQATAATSARDRAQAWLAEFEAALAARDADRAAGLFATTSFWRDLVAFTWNLKTVENRDEVADLLRATMDAADAHEFRVTEEPVESGGIVEAWFGFETAAGRGEGHLRLTDDGAWTLLTTLHELKGFEEPSGYRRPMGAEHGVDPDRRTWREARDAELAELGDSRQPYVLVVGGGQGGIALGARLRQLDVPHIVVDQHERPGDQWRGRYKSLCLHDPVWYDHLPYLDFPRNWPVFAPKDKIADWLEMYTKVMEINYWGSTRCVSASYDDQAQEWTVELDRDGTPITLRPEQLVLATGVSGKPNVPSFLGQDRFRGEQHHSSQHPGPDTYRDKRVVVIGSNNSAFDICGALWEVGADVTMVQRSSTHISKSDSLRELSLGPLYSEQAVAAGMTTQKADLTFASMPYRIMPQFQKPAVEAMKERDAEFYARLEEAGFQHDFGDDDSGLFMKYLRRGSGYYIDVGAADLIADGRVPLAHGQVAELTEDSVLLADGTELPADLVVYATGYGSMNGWAADLISQEVADKVGKVWGLGSDTTKDPGPWEGEQRNMWKPTRQDGLWFHGGNLHQSRHYSLYLALQLKARAEGLPTPVYGLQKVHHTS; via the coding sequence ATGTCCCAGACCCTCCAAGCAACGGCCGCCACCTCCGCGCGGGACCGCGCGCAGGCGTGGCTGGCGGAATTCGAGGCGGCGCTGGCCGCGCGCGACGCGGACCGGGCGGCCGGCCTGTTCGCCACCACGTCGTTCTGGCGCGATCTGGTCGCGTTCACCTGGAACCTGAAGACGGTCGAGAACCGCGACGAAGTGGCCGACCTGCTGCGCGCCACGATGGACGCCGCCGACGCGCACGAGTTCCGCGTGACCGAAGAACCGGTCGAATCCGGCGGGATCGTGGAGGCGTGGTTCGGCTTCGAGACCGCGGCGGGCCGCGGCGAAGGGCACCTGCGGCTCACCGACGACGGCGCGTGGACGTTGCTGACCACGCTGCACGAGCTGAAAGGCTTCGAGGAACCCAGCGGGTACCGCCGCCCGATGGGAGCCGAACACGGCGTCGACCCGGACCGGCGGACGTGGCGGGAGGCACGGGACGCCGAACTGGCCGAGCTGGGCGACTCGCGGCAGCCGTACGTGCTCGTCGTCGGCGGCGGCCAGGGCGGCATCGCGCTGGGCGCGCGGCTGCGGCAGCTCGACGTCCCGCACATCGTGGTGGACCAGCACGAACGGCCGGGGGATCAGTGGCGCGGCCGGTACAAGTCGCTGTGCCTGCACGACCCCGTCTGGTACGACCACCTGCCGTACCTGGACTTCCCGCGCAACTGGCCGGTTTTCGCGCCGAAGGACAAGATCGCGGACTGGCTGGAGATGTACACGAAGGTCATGGAGATCAACTACTGGGGTTCGACCCGGTGCGTCTCCGCCTCCTACGACGACCAGGCGCAGGAATGGACCGTCGAGCTCGACCGGGACGGCACGCCGATCACGTTGCGGCCCGAGCAACTCGTGCTCGCCACCGGTGTGTCCGGCAAGCCGAACGTGCCCTCGTTCCTCGGCCAGGACCGGTTCCGCGGCGAACAGCACCACAGCTCCCAGCACCCCGGCCCCGACACCTACCGGGACAAGCGGGTCGTGGTGATCGGCTCGAACAACTCCGCGTTCGACATCTGCGGAGCGCTGTGGGAAGTCGGCGCGGACGTGACCATGGTGCAGCGATCCTCCACGCACATCTCGAAATCGGACTCGCTGCGGGAATTGTCGCTGGGGCCGTTGTACTCCGAGCAGGCCGTGGCGGCGGGCATGACCACGCAGAAGGCCGACCTGACGTTCGCGTCGATGCCGTACCGGATCATGCCGCAATTCCAGAAACCCGCCGTGGAAGCCATGAAGGAACGCGACGCGGAGTTCTACGCGCGGCTGGAGGAGGCCGGTTTCCAGCACGACTTCGGCGACGACGACTCCGGGCTGTTCATGAAGTACCTGCGGCGAGGCTCCGGGTACTACATCGACGTCGGTGCGGCCGACCTGATCGCCGACGGGCGGGTGCCGCTCGCGCACGGGCAGGTCGCCGAGCTCACCGAGGACTCGGTGCTGCTGGCCGACGGCACCGAACTGCCCGCCGACCTCGTCGTCTACGCGACGGGCTACGGCTCGATGAACGGGTGGGCCGCGGACCTGATCAGCCAGGAAGTCGCGGACAAGGTCGGCAAGGTGTGGGGACTCGGCTCCGACACCACCAAGGACCCCGGTCCCTGGGAGGGCGAACAGCGCAACATGTGGAAGCCGACCCGGCAGGACGGCCTGTGGTTCCACGGCGGCAACCTGCACCAGTCCAGGCACTACTCGCTGTACCTCGCGCTGCAGCTGAAAGCCCGGGCGGAAGGCCTCCCCACCCCGGTCTACGGCCTCCAGAAGGTCCATCACACGAGCTGA
- a CDS encoding quercetin 2,3-dioxygenase yields MGAPLGITFPALPSPDPQDVWDAELPQGAQPYFLRRGEGDRRETGDGLNTYLTRGANTAGRYFAVDTIGARAPYFIRHFHRLHTENFVCVSGRVWLYVNGHEVLLTEGDFVHAPAGTIHTFSFDAHNTRMLGILTSDVFEPFFDLTGRPTELHVHPEGPAGLAVDPAELAAADLDLVVVGPPPQRAKALDI; encoded by the coding sequence GTGGGCGCACCGCTGGGGATCACCTTCCCCGCCCTGCCGTCGCCGGATCCGCAGGACGTGTGGGACGCGGAGCTGCCGCAGGGCGCGCAGCCGTACTTCCTGCGGCGCGGCGAGGGTGATCGCCGGGAGACCGGGGACGGCCTGAACACCTATCTCACCCGCGGCGCGAACACCGCGGGCCGGTACTTCGCGGTGGACACCATCGGTGCGCGCGCCCCGTACTTCATCCGGCACTTCCACCGGCTGCACACGGAGAACTTCGTGTGCGTGTCCGGGCGGGTGTGGCTCTACGTCAACGGCCACGAGGTGCTGCTGACCGAGGGCGACTTCGTGCACGCCCCGGCGGGCACGATCCACACGTTCTCGTTCGACGCGCACAACACCCGGATGCTCGGCATCCTCACGTCGGACGTGTTCGAACCGTTCTTCGACCTCACCGGCCGCCCCACCGAGCTGCACGTGCACCCCGAAGGACCCGCCGGGCTGGCGGTGGACCCCGCGGAACTCGCCGCCGCCGACCTGGATCTCGTCGTGGTGGGACCGCCGCCGCAACGCGCGAAGGCGCTCGACATCTGA
- a CDS encoding TetR/AcrR family transcriptional regulator codes for MATMTTAPRRPGRGGRERILAAAAGLFATQGINATVMEQIAERAPVSKRTLYAHFRTKDELVLAHLKDLSSTGRTLEGVLAREDIPAKDRILALFDPPPTGTDPVRGCPFIDAAAEFPDPQGAVHSYAREQKLLMARLVTELVAELGCREPAVLAEQLVTLADGAASRAMVLGESNYGRHARTAAETLLENALPTTI; via the coding sequence ATGGCCACGATGACGACGGCGCCGCGACGACCGGGGCGCGGAGGGCGGGAGCGCATCCTGGCCGCCGCGGCCGGACTGTTCGCGACCCAGGGGATCAACGCGACCGTCATGGAGCAGATCGCGGAGCGGGCGCCGGTGTCCAAGCGCACCCTCTACGCACACTTCAGGACCAAAGACGAGCTGGTCCTGGCCCATCTCAAGGACCTCTCCTCGACGGGACGCACCCTGGAGGGCGTGCTGGCACGCGAGGACATCCCCGCCAAGGACCGAATCCTCGCACTGTTCGACCCGCCCCCGACCGGCACGGATCCCGTGCGCGGATGCCCGTTCATCGACGCCGCCGCGGAGTTCCCCGACCCCCAGGGCGCGGTCCACTCCTACGCTCGCGAACAGAAACTCCTGATGGCGCGGCTGGTGACCGAGCTGGTAGCGGAACTGGGCTGCCGCGAGCCCGCCGTCCTCGCCGAGCAACTCGTGACCCTCGCGGACGGCGCCGCCAGCCGCGCCATGGTGCTGGGTGAGTCGAACTACGGTCGGCACGCGCGGACAGCGGCGGAGACCCTCCTGGAAAACGCGCTCCCGACCACGATCTGA
- a CDS encoding ion transporter, with product MSVRERVENVVEAPRFHAFIIGLIVVNAITLGLETVPHLLARYGALLHTIDRTAMTIFVGELLARLYVHRLRFFRDPWNCFDLLVVGVALAPASGPFGVLRALRVLRVLRLISVVPTMRRVVTALLAALPGMASIGALLALILYVSAVLATTLYRDVAPEYFGHLGDSLFTLFQVMTGEAWSDVAREVMAERPISWIFFVVYIAVTTFTVLNLFIAVAVSAMETQVGQEDRQRVEDEHATMAALLAEVQQLRTDMRELREDSAQPAGKS from the coding sequence ATGAGCGTGCGCGAGCGCGTCGAGAACGTCGTCGAAGCGCCCCGGTTCCACGCTTTCATCATCGGCCTGATCGTGGTCAACGCGATCACGCTCGGCCTGGAGACGGTGCCCCACCTGCTGGCGCGGTACGGCGCCCTGCTGCACACCATCGACCGCACCGCGATGACGATCTTCGTCGGCGAGCTGCTCGCCCGGCTCTACGTGCACCGCCTCCGGTTCTTCCGGGACCCGTGGAACTGCTTCGACCTGCTGGTCGTCGGGGTGGCGCTGGCGCCTGCCAGCGGGCCGTTCGGCGTGCTGCGAGCGCTGCGCGTGCTGCGGGTGCTGCGGTTGATCTCGGTGGTGCCGACGATGCGCCGGGTGGTCACCGCGCTGCTGGCTGCGTTGCCGGGGATGGCCTCGATCGGCGCGCTGCTCGCGCTGATCCTCTACGTGTCCGCGGTGCTCGCCACCACGCTGTACCGCGACGTCGCACCGGAGTACTTCGGCCACCTCGGCGATTCGCTGTTCACCCTGTTCCAGGTGATGACCGGCGAGGCCTGGTCCGACGTGGCCCGCGAGGTCATGGCCGAGCGACCGATTTCGTGGATCTTCTTCGTCGTCTACATCGCCGTCACCACGTTCACCGTGCTCAACCTGTTCATCGCCGTCGCGGTCAGCGCGATGGAGACCCAGGTCGGGCAGGAGGACAGGCAGCGCGTCGAGGACGAGCACGCCACCATGGCGGCGCTGCTGGCGGAAGTGCAGCAGCTGCGCACCGACATGCGCGAGCTGCGCGAGGATTCCGCCCAGCCTGCCGGAAAGAGCTGA
- a CDS encoding TetR/AcrR family transcriptional regulator, with translation MSRGYHHGELRAALVRAARELIAERGAEFSVAEVARRCGVSSAAPYRHFPDRNALLAEVALSVARELHGEVTAAIARHADPARRLAAAAAAYTGYLARHRAGLHTVFAEQLRGDRFPELRAEGRALTDEYLSLCFAVSPSAERALLLLEQLLTQAHGYATFYLDGVMSMQGYDLDTVTAKSAEAALTIITGSRLD, from the coding sequence ATGTCACGCGGCTACCACCACGGGGAGTTGCGCGCGGCGCTGGTCCGGGCGGCCCGCGAACTCATCGCCGAGCGAGGCGCCGAGTTCTCGGTGGCGGAGGTCGCCCGCCGTTGCGGGGTGAGCTCGGCGGCGCCGTACCGGCACTTCCCGGACCGCAACGCGCTGCTGGCCGAGGTCGCGCTCTCCGTCGCCCGCGAGCTGCACGGGGAGGTCACCGCCGCGATCGCGCGGCACGCGGACCCCGCGCGGCGGCTGGCGGCCGCGGCGGCGGCCTACACGGGGTACCTGGCACGCCACCGCGCCGGGCTGCACACCGTGTTCGCCGAACAGCTGCGCGGCGATCGCTTCCCCGAGCTGCGCGCCGAAGGCCGCGCGCTCACCGACGAATACCTGTCGCTGTGCTTCGCCGTGTCCCCCTCGGCCGAGCGGGCGTTGCTGCTGCTGGAACAGCTGCTGACCCAGGCCCACGGCTACGCGACGTTCTACCTGGACGGAGTGATGTCCATGCAGGGCTACGACTTGGACACCGTCACGGCCAAGTCGGCCGAAGCGGCGCTGACGATCATCACCGGCTCCCGGCTCGACTGA
- a CDS encoding nitroreductase produces MSGPVFTRTRTGEEPTGGTRPGGTRTSEYAEQLIRGRRATRAFRPDPVPEDTLREVFSLAGAAPSNSNAQPWRVEVIGGARRDRLADALRTAHAERRVMADYPYSEDMYAPVHQERRAAFGAGLYGALGIGPDDHPARAAYDAESLGFYGAPHAAFLFVTGDGGPRLAADAGAYLQTLLLAMTGYGVASCPQGLLSFYADTVRDQLGVDEGKLLVGISFGYADENAAVNRGATGRAALEATTTFHT; encoded by the coding sequence ATGAGCGGACCGGTCTTCACCCGGACACGCACGGGCGAGGAGCCCACCGGCGGGACGCGGCCGGGCGGGACACGAACGTCGGAGTACGCCGAACAGCTGATCCGCGGGCGCCGCGCGACCCGCGCATTCCGCCCCGACCCGGTACCCGAGGACACTCTGCGCGAGGTCTTCTCCCTGGCCGGCGCCGCGCCGTCCAATTCCAACGCGCAGCCGTGGCGGGTCGAGGTGATCGGTGGCGCACGGCGAGACCGTCTGGCCGACGCTCTGCGAACGGCCCACGCCGAGCGACGCGTCATGGCCGACTACCCGTACTCCGAGGACATGTACGCCCCCGTCCACCAGGAACGTCGGGCAGCCTTCGGTGCCGGTCTGTACGGAGCGCTGGGCATCGGCCCCGACGACCACCCGGCTCGCGCGGCCTACGACGCGGAAAGTCTGGGCTTCTACGGGGCGCCCCATGCCGCGTTCTTGTTCGTCACCGGCGACGGCGGGCCGCGACTGGCCGCCGACGCCGGCGCTTACCTGCAAACGCTGCTGCTGGCCATGACCGGCTACGGTGTGGCCAGTTGCCCGCAAGGCCTGCTCAGCTTCTACGCCGACACCGTCCGCGATCAGCTCGGGGTGGACGAGGGGAAGCTGCTCGTGGGTATCTCCTTCGGCTACGCCGACGAGAATGCGGCGGTGAACCGGGGCGCGACCGGGCGGGCGGCTCTGGAGGCAACCACCACGTTCCACACCTAG